Part of the Candidatus Limnocylindrales bacterium genome, TCCGTGCACGATACTCGCGGTCACCGAGCCTTCCGCTGACGACCTTACGCAGGATGGCGATGCGTGGGTCGGTACGGCGACGATTCGATGTCTGGGCGTCGGCCGGTGCGACATCTTCGTCGACGCCGAGATCGAGGACTTCGGGTTGCTCGGACACGTTCTTTTCAAACCGACCATTCGAAAGCCGGTGACGTGTGTTTCCGGCGGTCTGAAAGCCGTCCCGGCGGTCGGCGCCCAGGAATCCGAACAAGGCTACGCATTCCACGGTCCGTTCGGTCCGATCGAAGAGTTCAAGCTCCTCGCGGCCGTCGCCACGAAAATGGGATCGATCCTGCTGAACGTGGATGACGAGGAAACCGAGGAGGATCTGGACGACGAGGAAACCATATCGCATCTCGGCGCATTCCCGTTGCGTCACTGCAGCGACGCATGTACCGACGGTGCGCAGCCATGTCCGTGCACGCAGGCCACGCAGGCATGGATGCACCATTCGTTCGGCGGCGTTTCCGTGTGGCCGTTCAATGAAAAGACGAAGTCGTTCGGCGACGTTCAAATCCTCGACGGAGCCTACTCGGATGCCTGGCCGGCCACGGTGCCGGCGGACGGAATCCCGGATACGGTCTACATGCTCGACGAGATCGCGAAGACCATCCGGCCGCTCGAGTTCGAATCGAAAACCGGATCGTGGACGCTCGGTGAGCCAACCGTCACCTATAGTGCGTTCGGGTTCGGCCACACTCCTTTTTCGCTCTACCCGTTTCCGAACGGAGCAGCGGTCACCGTCACGATCGGCGACGGCGTGCATGAGGGCAAACTGCTGTTCCATCCCGCCGGCAACCCCGGTGCGCCCGGTGTCGTGGTCGGTGATATCGGCGTCATCGGGCGGCGGGTGCGCTGCGCGATCTGCAACGGCAGCACGATCTACACATGCGCGGCTACCGGAGCGAATTCGAACAGGCTGACGTTCGCGCTCGTCGATCCCGTGACCGGCAGCGCATCGATCACGGACGACGTCACGACAGGCGTCGGTCCGATCGGTACGGCGATCTTCCCGAACGAAGACGGGCCGGGTTGCTACGCCGTGTCAGCCAACAACGGCATCGAGACGACGACCTACACCACGTGCGAAGTGGACAACGACGGAAAGGCCAGCAACTGCGAGACCAAGGGGTTGCCCGAAGAATGTCCGTTTTCCGCGCACGTCGGGCATGCGCCCGACGGCCGCCTCGTATTTACCTGTCGCAACACCGAGTACGTGGTGGTCGGTCCCGGCCCGGACTGAATCAGATTCCGTCGTCTTCGGGCTGGAGATCACGACGGCGCTGACGCTGCACGCAAGCGAGAGCCGCCACACTCGCCACCGCCGTACTGCACCAGGAACTGGTAGTCGCCCTTCTCGAACATGCGCATCAGCATCCACGCCGGTCCGCAAAGTCGAAGATGCGGACCTCGGTGCCGCCGGGCGCGGGCCGTATCCGCGCCGGCACCTGCTCCGATTCACGAGCGCTTTTGCGCGCTTGCAGGCGCCGTGTTACTCCCCGGAGAATCATGGCAATTCGCGAAGAAGACGTGCGGCGGATCGCGTCGCTGGCGCGGCTGCGCCTGAGTGAAGACGAGACCCGCTCGATGGCCGCCGACCTGTCGCGCATCCTCGAGTACGTAGACAAGCTGTCGACGCTGGATACGACGTCGGTCGAGCCCACTTCCCACGTGGTTGCGGTCTCGGGAGCCTGGCGCGACGACACGATCGCCGAGCGCGACGAAGCGCTCGCGGCCGAAGAGGCGGTCGCCAATGCACCGCGCAGCGAAGGGCATTTCTTCGCCGTCCCGCCGATCATCGAATGATGCGAAAGGAATTGCAGACTCCGTGACGCGCCTGAACGAGCTATCGATCGAACAAGCATCGCAGATGCTCGCCGCTCGTGAGGTGAGCGCCCGCGAGCTTACCGACGCATGCCTGGCCCGCATCGAGGCGACCGACACGAACGTCGGAAGCTTCCTTACGGTGACCGCCGACCTTGCACGCGCTCAGGCAGACGAAGCCGACCGGCGGATCGCGACCGGCGAAGCGACGCCGCTTACCGGCATCCCGCTCGGCCTCAAGGATATCTTCGTCACCAAAGGCGTGACGACGACGTGCGCGTCGCGCATCCTCGAGAACTTCGTGCCGACGTTCGACGGCACGGTCGTCGATCGCCTGCGGCGCGCCGGCGCCGTCCTCGTCGGCAAGCTCAACATGGACGAGTTCGCGATGGGCTCGTCGTGCGAGAACTCCGGTCTCGGCATCACGCGCAATCCGTGGGATCTGTCGCGCGTGCCGGGCGGATCTTCGGGCGGCTCGGCGTCGAGCGTTGCAGCCCGGCAGGTGCTCGGCTCGTACGGCACCGACACAGGAGGCTCGATCCGCCTGCCCGCTTCGTATTGCGGCATCACGGGCATGAAGCCGACGTACGGGCGCGTCAGCCGTTACGGCGTGATCGCATTCGCGTCGTCGCTCGACCAGGTCGGTCCGATGGCGACCACCGCACGCGGCACCGCGCTGCTTCTCGGCGCGGTCGCGGGCAAGGATCCGCGCGATTCGACGTCGATCGACGCGCCGGTTCCGAACTACGCAGGTCTCATCGCCGAAAAGGACCGCCGGCTCGACGGCATGACGCTGGGAATTCCGCGCGAATACTTCATCGGCGGGCTCGACACCGACGTCGACGTCGCGGTGAGATCGGCGATGGCAATGCTCGAAGAGCTCGGCGCGAAGCTCGTCGAGGTCACGCTGCCGCACACCGAGTATGCGGTGGCCACGTACTACATCGTGGCTACTGCCGAAGCTTCGTCCAACCTCGGCCGCTATGACGGCGTGCGCTACGGCCTCAGGCGCGGCGAAGACAAGGGCGTGCGCGAAATGTACGGAGAGACGCGCGACGCCGGCTTCGGCACCGAGGTCAAGCGCCGCATCATGCTCGGCACGTACGTGCTGTCGGCCGGTTACTACGACGCGTACTACTCGAAGGCGATGCGCGTGCGCACGCTGATCCGTCGCGACTTCGAGGAAGCCTTCCGCACCTGCGACGCGATCGTGACGCCGACCGCGCCGGGAACCGCGTTCGCGATCGGCTCGCGCACCGACGATCCGCTCAAGATGTACCTGTCGGACGTGCTGACGATCTCGGCGCCGCTCGCCGGTCTTCCCGCGATGTCGGTTCCGTGCGGATTCGACAGCGACGGTATGCCGATCGGCCTTCAGCTGATCGGCCGGCCGCTCGACGAGCAGACGCTGCTCGGCATCGCGGCATCGTACGAAGACGCGACGGCCTGGCACGAGCGACTTCCGGAGCTGGCCGCGTGAGCCGGCACTCGTTTTACGAAGAAGGCGATTTCGAGGCCGTCATCGGGCTCGAAGTGCACTGCCAGCTCGCGACGGCAACCAAGCTGTTCTGCAGTTGTTCGGCCGCATTCGGCGCCGGTCCGAACGAGCACACGTGCCCGGTCTGCCTCGGCATGCCCGGTGTGCTGCCGGTGCTCAATCAGCACGCCGTCGAGTACGCGATCCGCGCGGCGCTCGCGACCGGGAGCACGATCAACGCAAGCAGCCGCTGGGCGCGCAAGAATTACTTTTATCCCGACATGCCGAAGGCCTACCAGATCACGCAGTACGAGCAGCCGTACTGCGAGCACGGCCGCGTCGAGTTCGACCTCGACGGCACGCCGAAGACCGTGCGCCTGACGCGCATCCACATGGAAGAGGATGCCGGCAAGAGCATCCACGACCTGAGCCCCCGCTGGTCGATGGTCGATCTGAATCGCGCGAGCGTGCCGCTGCTCGAGATCGTCAGCGAGCCCGACGTGCGAAGCGGCGCCGAGGCTTCGGCGTACCTGCGCAAGCTGCGCTCGATCGTCCGCTATCTCGGCATCAGCGACGGCAACATGAACGAAGGCAGCATGCGCTGCGACGCGAACGTGTCCCTGCGGAAGCGCGGCGCGGAGAAGTACGGCACGCGCACCGAGACCAAGAACCTCAACAGCTTCCGCTCGGTCGAGCGCGCGATTGCATACGAGATCGAGCGCCAGGCCGAGATCCTGCTCGACGGCGGAACCATCGTGCAGGAGACGCGCCTGTGGGACGCCGACCGCGGTGAGACGCGTCCGATGCGCGGCAAGGAAGACGCGCACGACTACCGGTATTTCCCGGAGCCCGACCTGATGCCGCTCGTCATCGACGAAGCATGGATCGCGCGCGTCAAAAGTGAGATGCCCGAGCTGCCCGATGCGCGGCGCGCTCGCTTCGCCACAGCGTATGGCCTTTCCGAGTACGACGCCGGCGTGCTGACGGCGAGCAAGGAGCTGGCCGACTGGTTCGAGGCGGCCGTCGCCGTGCATCCGAACGCCAAGGCGCTCGCCAACTGGATCATGAGCGACGTGATCCGCATCGCGAACGAGACCGCCGTCGAAGGCGAAGCCGACTACGCGAAGCTCCCGATCACCCCGCGCCAGCTTGCCGGCCTCGTCGCACTGATCGACGACGGCACGATCAGCGGAAAGATCGCCAAGAGCGTGTTCCCGAAGATGGTCGAAAGCGGCGACGACGCCCGCACGATCGTCGAGCGCGAAGGGCTCGTGCAGGTGACCGACGAGAGCGCGATCGTCGCCGTGGTCGACCGCGTGCTCGCCGCCAATCCGGACAAGGCCGCCGAGTACCGCGCGGGAAAGGACAAGCTCTTCGGCTTCTTCGTCGGGCAGGTCATGAAGGAGAGCCAGGGCAAGGCCAATCCGGCGTCCGTCAATCGCATTCTGAAGGAACGCCTCGCCGGCTGACACTCCGTGACCGATTCGCTGCGCGTCGCTGGCTCCGTAGATCCGCTTCGCGTCGCTGACGCTGCAACCGCTCCGCTTCGCGTCGCTGATTGTGTAACCGCTCCGCTTCGCATCGCTGCTGTGATCGTCCACTTCGGCGATCCGGAGCCTACGCGGCGCTGTCTCGACAGCCTTGCCGGAATCGATGAGGTGATCCTGGTCGATCAGCCGCCGAAGTTGTTCGGCGAGCATGCGCTCGTCACGACGCGCATCGAGCCCGGCGCGAACATCGGCTTTGCCGCTGCGTGCAATCGCGGCGTCGCTGCGACCGACGCGCCATTCGTCCTGCTGCTGAACAACGACGCGATGCTGGCTCCCGGTTCGCTCGAGGCCTTGCGTCGCGCATTGCCCGGCGTGCCGCCGGATGCGGCAGGCGCGTGCCTCAAGCTTCTTTGCACCGACGACCGCACGCTTCAGAGCGCTGCCGGCCTGTGGTTCACGCGTGACGGAATCGGGTTCCCGCACGCGTTCGGCGAGACCGACCGCGGCCAGTACGATTGCATTCCGGACGATCGGATCGGAGTTCCGTCAGGCGCCGCCGCACTCTACCGCACCGATTGCTGGCGCGAGGCGGGCGGCATGGACGAAAACTTCTTCTGCTATTGCGAGGACGGCGATCTCGGCCTGAGGATGATCGCGGCCGGTCATCGCTTTGCGTGGTTGCCGGAAGTGCGCGTGCTGCACGAGCTGTCGTCGGCGAGCGGTGCGCACTCCTTACTCAAGGCGTACCTGGTCGAGCGCAACCATGTTGCGGCGATGATTCACACCGCTCCGGCGTCCGCGCTCGCCGCGATGCCGTTCGTGACGTTCGCAAGGCTTCTGCGCATGGGTCTCGATGCCGCTCGCGGCAACGGCGCAGCCGCGGCGATCACGTCGGCTTCGTCGCCTCTCGAGGCCGCAAGGACGCTCGGCCGTGCGTGGGTCGATGCGATCCGAATGATTCCGGCGGCTGTCGCGAAGCGCCGCGCGATATTAGCCCGCGACCGCGCGGCGACCGACCGTGTCAGCCGTTTCCTCGCGTCCCGGCAGGTATCTCTCGCGGAATTCGTCCGTTCGCGCAGCGCCGGCACGCGCCCTGATGAGTAGCCGCCGCGTCAGCCGTTACTGGATGTTTCGCACACGCACGTATCGCGGGTGATAAACATCTGAATCGTTGATGTAGGGAATGTGAGGAACGTTCGGGTCCTTTGCCGGCTCGTTCACGCTGTAGCTGATCAATGACTCGCCGCTCGGAGCCAACTCGGGATGATTGGTGGCGGTATACCACCAGACCCCGCCGTCGAACCAGTCGACGTTGTTCTCGGGAGGACTGTAGAGCGTCGTCCACGTGGTGAACGGTCCCCATGGGTTGGCGGCAGTCGAGATCTGCACGCTGCCGATGGTGTTCTTCATCGTGGTCATCTGGAACCCGCCGGAAACCTGGTTCACGCTCGCCGTCAGACCGAAATCGCACCCGGTGACCGCATCGCATCCCGTGATCGGTGCGGCGTTCGTCACGCCCGCGACCCAGTTCGTGCCGTCATAGAAACGCCATTGCGACGGACTGGTGAGGTAGCGCGAGGCTACACGGGCGACGAGCCCGTACCGACATTCGCCGAATGGGCAGGTAGACTCGTGCGTCGCCTTTACGCCGTAGATGTAGAGAAAGTCGTACCCGTCGAGCTCGTCCTCGGCCATGTAGACCTCGTGTGCAAAGCTGTACTCGACGTTTGCGGCTTCATCGACGTAGTAAGCCGCAGTGTCGTACTGGGCTACGGTTGACCAGTTGATCCCGGACCCCGAGGTCCCGCCGGCGTCGACCGAGATGACCGATCCCCCGCGTTGCACGAGCGTTCCCACCGTGGCCGGCGGACCGACAGTGCCGCCGACGAACTGGAACCGTTGGCCGAAGAAGTAAATTCTCGGCGGGCTGAATGGTTGACCTTGCTGCGTGTTGTTCAGGTAGACGCCTCCCATCAGCCAGTAAAACTGCGGTGTGGGTTGGCACGCGTTCAGGCATGGTGCGGTATTTGCCGGGGCACATGCGGCGACACACTGATCGAGCGCCTCATTACAAGCACTCGACGTGCCGCATGCGGCGGGAAACAGGCTCGGCGTCGGAATCACCGAGTGGCTCACGTCAAATGCCATGTTGGCTACGGAGGGATTGAGCGTAGCCGTACCGCTCCAGACCGCATTCGAGTTGTTGATGAAACCGGAGCCACCGCGATTGTAGCTCGTCGCGTTCCATGTGTCGTTGAAGGTATCGGAGTACGTGAACAGCGAACGACTCTGACCTGTCGACAACAGATGGTACGGAATCGAATAGCCACCGTCTGCTCCTCCCCATCCCGCAGTCGTAGAGCTGCGTTGACCTGTCATACCGGTCCATCGCGGACTGGGCTCAGCGACCGTTCCCGGGCCCGCATAAAAACGGACCTGGCCGAGCCCATAGTATGGCTGCGTGTCGCCGTACGCACCGCCCCAATTGCCGTTTCCCAGTCCGACGTTCGGCACGATCTTGACGTATCGGACAGGCGTGTTGTTGAAGTCGATGGCGCTTGTGTATCCCTGACCGGAGGTGCTGCTCGCGGCGGCGAAGGTCCATGTCTTGTCGGGGTTCGGACCGTCGAGCCGGTGCCAGTCGAACGTGTTTTTGGTAACTGAATACCAGATCGAAGCATTCTTGATGCCGCGACCCCACAGCGGAAGGTAGTAATATACGTTGAAGTTCCAGACGTAGAGCTTACTTAGCGGGTACGTGCCGCCCAGGTCGTAGAGAAGAAACGGTGCAGGATCGTTCAGCGCGCTATACCAGCCGCCGGCCGTATCTGTCGTTGCCGACGTCGCATACGTACCGGAGCCTGAATCGGACATGCCGAAGTTGTTCGTGGTCGCGTCGGCCGGGTAATACCCTGCGCTGCTGCTCTCCAGTGCTTTCGCGGCGATAAAATCGCCGGCAGCGTTGACGCTCGAAGCGTACCTGTAGACTCGCAGCTCGCTCAAGCCGTAGTAGATCGAAGATCCGTCGCCGCTCGCACCGCCCCAGTTCGACCTCAGCCAGATGCGTACATATCTGCCGGCACCGCCCTTGAAATCGATTGGATCGTCCGTGCCTTGCTGATTCGTTGCTGCAAAATTTGCAGACGTCCCCGGCGCCTTGGCGAGTTGGAAAAGGCCTCCATACCCGTACCCGCCGTCCAGCCATGTAAAGTTCACCCCGTCATTCGAGTAACCGATATAGCATAAGCGTACTCCGCGGCCGGCCCACGAAACGCCGCTTTGGAATTTGTTGAAGTTCCACACGAGCATCTTGCCAAGCGGATAACTCGCACCGAGATCGATCTGTACGTACTTGTAGCTTGTATCGGAGCTGGTGTACGCAGGAGACATCCACATATTCGCGTAGAGCGAGTCGTGCGTGTCTTGCGGGTAGGCAGTTCCGCTCATCCCGGAATTGTCGAACAACTTGTCTGTCGAGGAATCGGGTGCTGTCGCATTTGCTGCCACTGCTGTTGTCGTTGGCGGCTGCCAGTACTGGTTGCCCTTTCCCGAGAGTAACCAGTCGTACTCGACGGACGCTTGCGCCTGATCGATGGCTGCAAAGACCAGCAAGGCAACAGCGAGCAACCAAAGTCGGAAGAGCAGACGGGTGCTCGGGAGAAAAGGGATCTGCGAAAGAGAGCCGTCAGCAGTTGTATCGGGTAGGTTCTTCAAGCGCATCGTTTCTCCTTGTTTGGACCAGGAGCGCAGTCGGCCAAACAGCTTTGTCAGCGGGGGTTCATCTCCCGCTGAGCGACGACTGATACACGCACTGGCACAGCTATGGCGAACCGAAGCGAGCGAGGTGTGCGATTTATCACGTCACCCGAGCGGGCTGCCTCACAGTTTCTGTTTCTGACAATCGTTCAGTAGCGCCGTTGACGCGAGCCGTTCAGTTGCGACGCATGAAGCATTGAAACAGTGAATCCGCGGTTTTTACCTCCGAGGTAATCGATTCTCGTCCCGATTTGTCCGACTCTCGCCTCACGGCGAAGGAGGCCGGACGCATGGGAGACGACAGACTCGCAGGCCGACTCAATGGAAAGGCGGCGATCGTCACCGGCGGTTCGCGCGGCATAGGTCGCGCGATTGCGCTGCGGCTGGCGGCCGACGGCGCGGCGGTAGCCGTGAACTACGCTCACGCAGAGGCTCCGGCGCGCGAAGTCGCGCAGGCGATCGAGGAGCGCGGCGGCCAGGCCGCCGTCATCCAGGCCGACATGGGCAGCGTGGAACAAGTCCGGCGCCTGTTCCGCGAGGCCACGGCGCGCTTCGGGCGGATCGACATCGTCGTCAACAACGCGGCGACGGCGATGCAGAAATCCATCGTCGAGACCAGCGAGGAAGACTTCGAGCGGGTCTTCGGCGTCAACACGCGTGGGCCGTATTTCGCCATGCAGGAAGCTGCTCGCGTGCTTCCCGACCACGGTCGCATCGTCAACATCTCGAGCGGCGCAACCACCGTCGGCTTTGCCGGCCAGAGCGTTTACTGCGCGAGCAAGGCGGCGCTCGAGCAGCTCACGCTGGTCTGTGCGAATGAGCTCGCCTCGCGGCAGATCACGGTTAACGCGGTGCTCGTCGGTCCCACCGAGACCGAGATGTTCGGCAATCTCGAGCGCACGAATCCGGCGTTTCGCACGATGATCGTCTCCCGCACGCCGATGGGACGCATCGCCGATCCGGCCGACATCGCCGACGTCGTCGCGTTTCTCGCGAGCGACGACGCGCGCTGGATCACCGGGCAGAGTATTCGCGTCGACGGCGGCGCGAGGTAGTCGTCAGCCGATCACGGCACGCAAGTCCCGCTCGAACAGTTCGGCGTGCCGCCGCCGCAGACAACTCCGCAAAGACCGCAGTTGCTCGGGTTGTTGCTCGTAATGGTCTCGCAGCCGTCGGCAGGATTCCCGTTGCAATTGGCAAAGCCGCTGTTGCAACCGGTAATCGTGCAGCTGCCGGACGAGCAGCCAGCTGTGCCGTTCGCTGCCGCACAGGTTAATCCGCACCCGCCGCAGTTGTTGGTGTCGCTGCTCGTGCCGACCTCGCAGCCGTCCCCGGGAATACCGTTGCAGTTGGCAAAGCCGCTGTTGCAGCCGGAAATCGTGCAGGTGCCGGACGTGCAGCCGGGAGTGCCGTTCGGTGCCGCGCAAGTGGTCCCACATCCGCCGCAATTGTTCGGGTCACTGGTTGTCGCGGCCTCGCAGCCGTCGACGACAGAATTGTTGCAATCGGTGAACCCGGCGCTGCAGGAACCAATTGTGCAGGTGCTGGACGTACAGCCGGCAGTACCGTTTGCGGCCGTGCAGATGGTGCCGCAGCTGCCGCAATTGGCGGGGTTGCTGTCGAGGGTTACCTCGCAGCCATCGGCAACGAGGCCGTTACAGTTGCCGTAGCCGGGATTGCAGGAGCCGACCACACAGGTTCCCGCGGAGCAGACCGCCTGACCGTTGGTCACCGGGTCGCAATCGCCATCCGTCGTGCAGGAGCCCGGAAGCGTCGTGGTCGTAGTCGACGGTACAGGAACGGGGGCGCACAGATAGCTCGACCCGTTCACGGTGACGCTGCGGCTTCCGAACTGGTCCTCGACCACCACGGTCGGCGTGATCTTCGGACATTTGACCTTGTAGCAAAGAGATTTCTGCACAGCGGGCCCGGGGTCGGCGCCCGGAGGTACAGGCGAGACGTTGGTCTTTTCGACATCGATGCAAAGGAGCTTGGCCGGAACCTTTACCTGGCACCCCGTGGCCGATGGGAACGCGTTATCGCCGGGAATCAGGTCGACCGAGTACGTCGCTTTCGTTTGCGGGTCCTTGATCTTGAAACACTGCTGGTGGTCGGCAATTCCGGCGGCTCGAGCCTGTCCGGCCGTGAGGAGGAGAAGCAGGGCGAAGATACGAGCGGTCCTTGGTGACGACATTCGAGGAACCTCTTTGCTGAGCGCAATGACTTGTCGGACTGCTCTCACTGTTGACTGCGGTTTACAATCCCGACGTGGCCGACGGTCACCGCGCGGACCAGCGACAGCAATCGCATGAGAACTGCTCGCGAACCTTGTCTTGGTGCAGTCGGACCGGCAATTAGGGCCGGCTGCGGCGCCGGGGGTGCGACGGGTGTCGTCAATCACACCCGGTCGCCAGTTTGCGGCGGGCCTGGGAGGGACTGATGAACTACGATGGAACTCGGAACGGACAGCGCTCGACGTCGTTCGCGGCGCCAAGTCGCGTTTCCGGCCGTTGCGCGTGGCTCTTCGTGCTCACGCTTGCGCAGATTCCGGCGCCCGCGCTTGCAGCACCGTGCCTTAACGAAGCAGCTTCAAAATCTTTTGCGTGCTCGGGCACGGACATTACGGCCAAGTCGATTACCGTCCAGTCGCTCCGACAAGGATGCGCCCTGCCCGGCGACTCGTTCCGCTTTGACGGAGAAGTGAACGTCATGGCTCCGAGTCATCGCGAATACGATGTAGCCTTCTACTTCGGGCCCGATCCCCTCGCATCTACGAGAGGCGATTGCACGATCTTCACCGTGCCGCCCGACCTTTCGTCTTTTGACGGCGATCAATGCGGAGACATCGACAAGAACGTAGAGCTCCAGGTTCCCGTAACCAACCTTTCCGCCGGGTGCGTCGATGCCGATGGGGACGGATTTTTCGAGGTGAACCTCTGTACGAGCTGGGACAATACGTCGACAGACGTCTGCTCTGGCACCTCGAATGCCTTTCCCAGTGCCAACTCGCGGTGCAACTGCTCGATCAACCCGACTGCAGACATAAAGGTCAAAATTACGTCTGCCGGCCTCACGTCGGGCGATGAATTCGCGCGCGCCGTATCTGCCACGCCCGGCGAACCCGACGCCGACGATTTCACGGGTGACCACGGATATCTCGTCGTCGGAGCACCGGCGCTCAAGAATGCGGGCACGGGCAAGGTTCATATCCTCAATCGAGACCTCCGTCTCGGATACGTGGAAGTGCTTGCCATTGTCGACCCGGACGCCAGCGGTCCATCGACCGGGTTCGGCAGTGCGGTCGATGCGGACGGCGAAACGATCGTAGTCGGCGCGCCGCTGGATCACTCGTCGAGCCACGACGGCAGCGCGTCGGTCTACGTGCGCGACAACGGGGTCTGGAGCTTCCAGGCGAAGCTCGTCGATACGAGCGGTGACTGCACACTGTTCGGAACGGACGTGGCGATCAGCGGAGACACGATCGTCGTCGGTGCGCCCGGCGGCGACTGTGCGGTCGTCTATCAGCGCTCGAGCTCGACATGGATGCAGACGGCGAAGCTCATCGCGCCAACCGGTGGCACACGCTTCGGACAGGCCGTCGACGTTTCGGGTCTGTCGATTCTTGTCGGCGCTCCGGGGGCCGTGGCTGGTACGAGTGGCTGCGCCGCTGGAGGCGCGGTCTACGCATACCGGCAGGACGGCGCGCCGTGGCAGCTCGACAGCATCGTCACGGACCCGTCCGGCACCGGCAGCTGCTTCGGAATCGCGGTGGCAATCGACGGGACGACAGCAGCCATCGGCGCACCGCGCGACGATTCCGGCGCGCCCGGCGGCGGAAGCGTCTCGATCATCGAGCGCGGCGCGGACGACTGGACAATCACGGGGCAGGTGCTGGCGTCTCCCGATCCGTCAGCGGTGCTCGGCTTCGGTACTTCGCTGGATATGCGCGGCGACTCCCTGCTCGTCGGTGCTCCAGGGTACAAGGCTCACCTCTTCGAGCGCGGCAGCGCCGCGGCGCCGCTTCGCACCCTCAGCAAGTACGTCTTCACAAGCGACTATCCACCGCCGACTTCGGACGATCCGGGTGACACGGACGACTACGGCATCTCGGTCACGCTGGCGCGAGACAAGACGATCTTCGGAATGCCGAGCGCCAACTCCGACAGCGGCGCGGTGATACCTGGCGCCGCGCCGGAGCCGGCGGTCAACGTGTGCGGCGACGGAAATCTGCTCGGCTCCGAGGAGTGCGACGACGGAAACACCGTCAGCGGCGACCACTGCGACGCCAGCTGTCGCATCGAGAGCTGCGGCAACGGGCGCGTGGAGGGGCTCGAGCAGTGCGATGTCGCCCAGCCCTGCTGCTCGGCGGCCTGCACGCTGCTTGCCGCGTCGTCGCCGTGTCGCGCGGCGGCCGGCGTCTGCGACGCCGTGGAGAAATGCACCGGTTCGAGCGCCGCGTGTCCCGCCGATGGATTCAAGTCGGCACAGGCGGGCTGCACGAACGACAGCAACGTCTGCA contains:
- a CDS encoding dockerin type I domain-containing protein, which translates into the protein MAPSHREYDVAFYFGPDPLASTRGDCTIFTVPPDLSSFDGDQCGDIDKNVELQVPVTNLSAGCVDADGDGFFEVNLCTSWDNTSTDVCSGTSNAFPSANSRCNCSINPTADIKVKITSAGLTSGDEFARAVSATPGEPDADDFTGDHGYLVVGAPALKNAGTGKVHILNRDLRLGYVEVLAIVDPDASGPSTGFGSAVDADGETIVVGAPLDHSSSHDGSASVYVRDNGVWSFQAKLVDTSGDCTLFGTDVAISGDTIVVGAPGGDCAVVYQRSSSTWMQTAKLIAPTGGTRFGQAVDVSGLSILVGAPGAVAGTSGCAAGGAVYAYRQDGAPWQLDSIVTDPSGTGSCFGIAVAIDGTTAAIGAPRDDSGAPGGGSVSIIERGADDWTITGQVLASPDPSAVLGFGTSLDMRGDSLLVGAPGYKAHLFERGSAAAPLRTLSKYVFTSDYPPPTSDDPGDTDDYGISVTLARDKTIFGMPSANSDSGAVIPGAAPEPAVNVCGDGNLLGSEECDDGNTVSGDHCDASCRIESCGNGRVEGLEQCDVAQPCCSAACTLLAASSPCRAAAGVCDAVEKCTGSSAACPADGFKSAQAGCTNDSNVCTNDHCDGAGACIHANNTSACDDGDACTSNDVCAAGLCTGTAIPGCGETTTTTSTTTSSSTTTITLPDPQCGDANGDASVTASDALQILKSAVGVGSCPLNRCDVNADHKISAIDALLVLKTAVGAQVDMHCA